A segment of the Solanum lycopersicum chromosome 9, SLM_r2.1 genome:
TTTTGGTAGGTACCCGCCATATAATTAAACGCTCAGTTTTAATTCGTTAGGTTTGTGTAGTTGGAGCATGATAGGAAGAGTCATAATTATCATAGAATTCATGTTGCATAAGAAGGGAGGGATTAAGAATCTATTTGaattagaattaaaaatttatcaaacttacttttaagttattttttgcTTTAAGTGAATGCGATGCGATATCTTAACAAAAGCCAACAGCTTACTGGAAAAAGCATTTACTACTATGCTTCGAAGGGGTCTTCACTTATTAAAAATGGTCATTACCGATAATTAATTAACGACAATTACTTAATTATtgctaaatatgtaatttttagtggcaataaatattttttgtacaaGTCCCTAAAGCGCTTAGGGATATTAGTGCTAATGACACTTAAGTAATGCTGATAAGTAAAGACTAATTTAGCACTCCTTATTAATGTCTTAATTTATTACCACTAATTCATCGTAGTGCTTCCTGATCACTCAAGAGAGCATTAGCTATCAGTTTTATTTCTACTATATGATCTCTGATGAACAATTGTTTTCAAGTATTTAAATGTTTGTATTAATTCTCCACCAACTCATTTTGTGCCTATAAAAAGAGACTCAAGGAAACAccaatatttcatcactactcATCAAGTGTAAAGGCATATATAGgataaagaaaagtaaagttATTTAGGCAATAAATATAGGAAGTGATGGCAAACAAGTTGTGCATAGTTATTCTTTGTCTTGCTTTAGTAGTGGTTCATGCCACAGCATCAAGAGACATGCCAAGTGACAATGGTCTTTATGACCAAAAGAATGTTTTCGTTGGCGCTGGTGGTATCGGTGGCATTGGCAGCAATGGCTTGCCTTTTGGTGGAGTTGTTAGTGGAGTAGGTGGGAATGTTGGTGGATTTGGTGCTGGAATTGGTGGTGGAGCTGGATTTGGTGGAGGAATGGGGGGTGGTGGACTAGGAGGACTAGGTGGTATTGGTGGCgatgttggtggtggtggtgcaGGAAGTCTTCCACTTCCATGAAGACATGTTTTATTCTTATCTTTATTAGTTAAGTTTGTTTCATGCATGTTTGATCATGGTTAAGTTTGATAACTAACTAGTATGAGAAAAGagtgatttttcttcttcttatttttcgtTGTTGATGTTTGGTTTCATCCATATTGTAATGTGACATGATTTTTCCCATGTTCAATGAAATGTAATCTCTGTGAAAAAATTTTCTTATGGTTTGGTGGAACTGACACCACAAACATAGTACTAATAATGTATGAAAGAAATCGGGTAgtctaagagcctgtttggctcagcttaaaagctggttaaactgatttaaaagctggtttttgacttatttagctgtttggctatactcaaaacaacttattttaagttaaaaaaaacttattttaagccaaaagttaaaagctggggtaggggtgcttttttatttttagcttataagttgttttaagttgaccacatttttatctttttgtgcttaatatttttatacaatctccaaattacccatataaccctaacatttctttcttccatttttcccttttcacgtttgacataacaacttcaacacttttatccaaacgcataactgcttattttaaaaataagtttcagcacttttaaaaatacttttttaaaattgcttttattaagctcatccaaacgggccctaaaaATAGTTAGTGACATTGGATCCTCGACATAATTActaaaatacttttaatataataatatattttaacattgttaataagagagagaaaatagcAATTTCAATACATTTGAATTTTGGTTGTCTATATTTGTTTCAAAAaatgatactttttttttgtaacactttaattttaattttcatgtgGTATGTTTAAgattacaagattaaaaaacatttaatatatttgacataacattaatttaaaatcataagatTAATAAGTTCTCTTTCTTGTCTTATAGTCTGTTCCAAGGAAAattagatcattcttttttaaatgaggggtacatattattataaatatgtttCAATGCACGTGTTGAatatataactattttaaatataaatgtattatatcattagtgtatataaatatacaatctAATGATATTAAGAAGTTAATTAGTAGTGCTttcatatatgtgtgtgtgaagGTGTGtcataaatgataaaaaatataaaatcatattaaaaaggataattaatcaaatgaaatatattatttaattaagaaattcaagattagtcatatttttaaatgaacACCAAAATCATAATCCAACCTCACTAAATCATGAATTGGACCGGATCGGTCCAAAGAATCTAgttcatattaatgattttatgaagaatttttCTACGACAATCAAACCAAGCGTAATAATATCAATGAGGTGGTTGGTGTCTTATATATCCATCAATTGAAACATTAACTGAATCATATAATAGGTCACCTTCAATTAGCCACATAGCTACGTAGCCCTATATTCGACCCAAACCAACAGTAGAATATACAATACTAGCAACAGTATACAAAAATTCGTATTTATatacaagtaatttttttaaattatcctATTCAATGTCTACTTGTATTgaaattctattattattaaaaaaatatgttaaaatccAATTAAATTCATACCTATATTTGAATATGTTTGGCTAAAATTTTGGCTCATTGCTGttagatttatgaataaaaattaagCTTAGAGGAGTTTTGATTTTGGTAGGTACCCACTTAAACGTTCAGTTTGAATTAGGGGAAGATATTTGGTTTTTGAGTcgctttttattaaattttggtttaattttttaattttggactATGTGAAAATGTgtatcaaatattaaataaaatttatttgattcgatttgattttatcatttaacatagtttgaatttatttgatttgatgtttttacaacaattttcagagtaaactaaaataaatgaaaacaaaatcaTGTTAAGTGATGATGGTCTCACCATAGAATAGTTATTGtgcttaaaaaatatatttgtctttCTCGAGAACATGTGTCACCAACGTATAGCTAAAGAGGAAAAAGGATGAAAATAGATTCCTTTAATTTGCACGATGTAGACAAAAATATGTTCTACCGGCTTCTCTTGGAAAGTAATACTCAAAGTCAACTATCTGAGTTTTAAATCTGTTTTATTCATGAATGATTCAATTATTAGttgatatatataatacaatatttctatgtttagaaaaaattaattctttactGCATTGAAATTTTAAGATGTTatatcaaattgaaaaattaaaatattttttaaaaatattaatatcaaactaaaaaattaaaacttcaaaataattagattCAATCAAATTTTTCGATATTTAGATTTACCTATCGAAGTGTAATCGGGGCATGATAAATAGGAAGAGTTGTAATTAGCAAAGGATTCATGGTGCACAAGAAGGGAGGAATTAAGTGGATGCAATTGTATTATCTTAGTTAATAGCCAGCAACTTACTGACAAAAGCATTTACTACTACCCTTTGAAGGTCTTACATTAGctgtcatttttatttctttgatcTCTGCAGAAGAAGAAAATGTCATTGGAGTTCAACTGTTTCCCACTACCcaatcataaatttcaaatgtttaaatGCCTTTTAAATCGTTTTTATGGTGTTAGTTTCACAAATTAAGGGCAGTAAATGAATTAAGGGGTCGTTTCTATAGTGTTTTAGCAATGTTCATATTAGTTACTTCAcatttatattagttattttaaaattatttcttacataatgtttgatttgatatattgaAACATAAGAATTTGACTTGATGAGACGtttgttgaaaaattaattgaagTTCATAAGAAACAATTTTATAACCTCTTTTGAGTTGTTGGATGTGAAAGAAAATGTCATTTCGAAGTCGGAGACATGAGAATGGTGAATCCTTTTATGGATCTGCGGGTGAAGCAAaggaaaaattttataaaataataaattattaattataattaaataatataatcataatttgatTAATCCAAACACCtagaaaattattatgattcgtctctttctgaatttttttattatgacaaGGAAAATCCGAAGCCACTACACTTGAGGGTGTGCACAAGCTGAAACCTCCATTTCTATTTAATAGTTCGTAAATCACATAGCAAAGGTAACCCGCACCAGGCGACGAGCTCGATCCATgaaccccttgctttcgctaGCAAGGAGTTTCAAACTTGAGACTGCCAACATGGAAATCCCAAACTCAAATCATTGGGCCACCCCGGCCCGAAGGATCCTCTCTCCTTGAAtttctcgctcgtcactctcatTTTCTTATTTCGCTATCTCTCCCtcgcctctctctctctctctttatacaaacaaatgtataaaatgtgtttgtatttaGATAAAGCGAaagaaaactatatatatacatatctgATCGTTTTTCTCTCTCCCCAaagaatctcgctcgccactctcctaggtctcgctcgccactctcactttatacatacataaatgtataaattacgtttgtgtttgtataacgCGGgagaaattgtatatacaaatacaaatacaaatgcaaatgcaaattcaaaaacatatatttttatccaatgcacttataattatacaaatactgATCTTCCCTGCCCGttatcttttgtctttctctctttcttgctTTACACTAACACAAATGatataattgattcttttgAATACGCATACCGaaatatattatacaattgtttcttttgtatatgcatattgAAATATACATAGTGATAGTCTTTGCAAACCTAAAGTTTATTATAAAACACAATTATACGACCTATAgctacaaaatacaaatatgatttttatgtttgctaaacCTAAACCAATTTTTGTGATTAATAATTGATTTTACCattatttgtttaatattttgtttattttatttggaaattgaaaaattGGAAAGTGGAGTTGGAGAACATCTTTAaagaaatttgataaaaaaaaaaacagaaaattagaaggaaaaaaaaaacaagtggTGTGAGATGACGCGGTGATTCCCAcgtcaaatatttgaaatacatCAATCATTCAAGAAATGACttaaatatacaatttattttattaaattttttaaattttctgccttttgaaaaaaaaccttaaaaaattcttatattttttttattcttgttataTCACTTAATGTGATGTATTAGTCGGAGCAATATGTTGAGACACTATGAATCAGGATAATTTGAAATGTATCTGAATTTTATCGAATTTAAagaattattgtaattttgtaaAGAAATAAGAATATCAAGTAATTAACTCCTAACATTATAAAATTTACTAACTTTTATAATTATTCCTTTATCCAAGTATTATGTTTTGACATATTTCTCacatgtaaaataaaaatgaattatgtaagTAGGTTCCAGAGAGGATCGATAGGCCGGTTGGCCAGTAATAACTACTCTAAGTAATTGACTTGACCATCTATTTAAATACAATACTTTCTTTTGACCTATACACCTTTCTGAAACATGACTAAAAAcaaacttcaaaatttaataatcaaaagaaagaaaacaaatagacCCTCCCCACCCTAAAATAAGTATTTGtttcaaatacttttttatttataaaaaaaatatgctaTGAAGCTAGTGAAACTTTAAGAGAAAAGAGTAATCTAGATAAATActcttaattataattaaaacgATCGTTTGATTTAGCTTATCCTGAGATTACTTATCGATTCACTATGTATATAGAATTACTTATGTTATCactataatataattaactcGTGGGATAAGTTTTTccaaatatgataataataagatattaaaaaattaccCCATTACTATTTTCTGATGGGAAAATTACGCTgttaagcaaacttatactacttaattactcattttagttatagtttgctataattatcattcacgactaacattatactTTAATTATGTGGGTTgactttgagtttgtataattaaccacgtttgtatatgtataattcatcagaatataatgaatatacaattatctaactgatATACATCTACAATTATCTAACTGGTGTACATATACGaatcacctctctcccactctttgc
Coding sequences within it:
- the LOC101264365 gene encoding glycine-rich cell wall structural protein 1-like yields the protein MANKLCIVILCLALVVVHATASRDMPSDNGLYDQKNVFVGAGGIGGIGSNGLPFGGVVSGVGGNVGGFGAGIGGGAGFGGGMGGGGLGGLGGIGGDVGGGGAGSLPLP